GCAGGAACAGATACATATACTACAAGCATTCCTTTTACAAACGGCGGAACATCTACGTACACAATTAATACTGGTGGTGTAGGAGTTGTTGGTGGAGACGATCCATCTGCTGTTGCAGAAGGTACTATAACAATTACACTTGTAGATGAAGGTACAGACTTTACTGTAAACATTTTAGGTGACACTGCAGATAGCGGTTGCGATCTTACAAGATTTATAAGTGCTCCTACTTGTGTAGCTACAGCAGCTTGTCCTGGTGAAGGTGCTATAATTATTACTGAAATCCTTCAGAATCCTGATGGAACAGATACAAATAAGGAATATTTTGAAGTTTACAATACAACTGCTACACCTATTGATATGATGGGTTGGATTATTTCAGATGCTGGATCAGATTCTTTTACTGTTGAAACTTCTGTAATAATTGCTCCTAACTCTTATGCTGTTTTTGCTAACGAAGGAGATGCTGCTCTTAATGGTGGTATTACTAACGTTGCTTACGAGTATGATGGTATGGCTTTAGCAAATGGAGATGATGAAATTATTTTATCATGTTCTGGTACTGTAATAGACCAAGTATTTTACGATGGTGGTGCAGAATTCCCAGATCCAGATGGTGCAAGTATGGAGCTTGCTATCGATGCGTTAAATAGCACAGACAACGATCTAGGTTCTAATTGGGGTACTGCAACTTCAACATATGGAGATGGTACAGATATGGGAACGCCTGGCGCTCCAAATGATTTTGTATTAGCAACAGAGAACTTTAACAAGCAAACGTTTGTATTGTTCCCTAACCCAACTGCAAATGGTTCTGTAACAATAAACACTACTAACTCTTCTGATGCGACTGTAGCAATTTACAGCATCCTTGGTAAGAAAGTAGTATCTCAAAAGCTTACAAACAACACATTAAATGTGTCTGCTTTACAATCTGGAATTTACTTAGTGAAAGTAACTCAAGATGGAGCAGTATCTACTCAAAAGCTTATCGTAAGATAATTTAGCTGAGTTTATAATATATAAAGAGCCTTCAATAACTGAAGGCTCTTTTTTTATGTTTTAAAATTTAATTAAAATGACATCTTTAGGTTAGCTATCTTTGTATAATGCTAAGAGAAGACATCTTTAAAATAACTTCAGAATTAGAGTTTAACACACTTGCCTTACGTGTGTTTAAGTTTCAGTACGAAGCTAATGCAGTGTATCAAAAATTCTGTAAACTTCTAGATAAGCATCCTAGTAACGTAAACAGCCTACGTGATATTCCCTTTATTCCTATTGAATTTTTTAAGTCTCACGACATCCTATCGTCTAAAGAGCCTATTGTAAAAACATTTACAAGTAGTGGCACAACAGGTTCTCAAACAAGTAAGCATTTCATTACAGATTTAACTATCTATGAAGACAGCTTTAATATAGCATTCCAAGAATTTTACGGAAACCCAGAAGACTATGCAATTTTAGCATTGCTGCCGTCCTATCTTGAACGCGATGGTTCGTCTTTAATCTATATGGCAAATAATTTAATAGCAGATTCTAAACATCCTAAAAGTGGATTTTATCTTCATAATTTGGAAGACCTTGCGCAAACACTAAAAGCGCTTGATGCTAGCGGACAAAAAACATTATTAATAGGTGTTTCTTTTGCGTTATTAGATTTGGTTGACGCTTATTCATTTCAACTTGAAAACACTATTGTTATGGAAACTGGAGGAATGAAAGGACGCCGAAAAGAAATGATTCGTGAAGAACTGCACGAAATTTTAAGTAAAGGATTTGGAGTTAACCATATTCATAGTGAATATGGAATGACAGAGTTATTAAGCCAGGCATACTCAAACGGCCAAGGTGTTTTTAACTGTCCTAAGCATATGAAAATTTTAATTCGAGATCCAGAAGATGCCTTAACATATTTAAATAAAGGAAAAACTGGAGGTATAAATGTTATAGATCTTGCCAATTTAAACTCTTGTTCGTTTATAGCAACTCAAGATTTAGGCAAACAGATATCTGAAACAGATTTCGAAATCTTAGGGCGTTTTGATCATAGTGATGTTCGTGGTTGTAACTTAATGGTGTTATAATGGCAGAGCAAAATAACAACCTAGGCTATGGCTGTTTATCATTTTGCATTAGTGTAATTGTTGCTGCAGTATTTACAGCTATTATTTATGCTAATATTAAATACAACATACTTCTTATCTTTATAGGAACGCTTTTTATTGCCAATAGAGTTACACCTTTGTTGTTTAGGAAGACAGCATCTACCTCAACATTTAAAACAGGAAAAACGGCTGGTTTTATAATCCTCGGAATTATATCTGCAGGTCTTTTTTACCTATATAATAGTACTAGCAAAGATCGTAACATTATAGACACTGTTGAGAATACTATTGACACCCGATTCTTAAAAACAGGAACAGATTCTGTTAAGGTTTTTACACATAATCGTACTTGGCGTGATTATTATGGCGCCTCCTACTCTAGTGAATTTATGGTAAGAGAACAAGATTACCATAGACTTAAAAACCAAACTGACAATTTTAAATATACAGGTCAAGCAACATTTTGGGGAGATTTATATACTTTGGTTTCAACCAATGACGACTCAAGTTTAGATTTGGTTTATAATGCATTTGAAAGTTTAAAGACCTCAGAAAACTTAAATGCGAAGCAATTTGCAGATATGGTTGTCACTATGGTACAAGATATGCCATATGCTCTAGTACTTGAAGGCGCCTGTTTAGCTCCAGAATTTTATGAGGAAGATTTTGCTGAGTTGTTACGAGAATGCCCATCGTGTTGCATTGGAAACAAAAGATTTGGGTTACAAAACCCTGTTTCCTATCTGGCTAACTTAAAGGGAGATTGTGATACTCGTACTGTCTTAATTTACACTATACTTTCTCACTTTGGGTATGATATAGCCATCCTGAATAGCGACTATTATATGCACTCTATACTAGGTATAAATTTACCAACCAGCGGACAGTATAAAACCTATCGAGGTAAAAAATACTATGTGTGGGAAACCACTTCTCAAAACTTTACAATGGGTACACTGCCTCAAAATTTTAAAGATCTTAATAAATGGTACATTGTACTTACTAACAACTAACTTATGAACTCACATCTTCTTGGTCTTGCTATTTTAGAAATTGTTATTGCAGTTATTATTTCTGTAATTATAATTTATGCCTCTTACTCTATATTAAAACGTTTGTTT
This region of Croceibacter atlanticus HTCC2559 genomic DNA includes:
- a CDS encoding lamin tail domain-containing protein, whose protein sequence is MMKKITFLLTFLFASTLMLAQTVALEESFETDGNGTRYTTTTPEFTDGFNDFFLRTDGSDINSSYEVSGADGSFFFAAHDIDGEGAAPIQSLDFTGIDISGLSNLSFVMLAAEDDDSANQDWDADALVFVEVQVDGGGYTKILQFASQGGTNTEPGLDTDFDGVADSTPLSSAFQTFNVDLGVTGTVADLRVTFANLDAGDEDISIDHLRLIDNFTVTPTVTITAPTDGQVFADGTTSVDLEFTTANAPAGSTVNVIVDGVTTQDAASPFAIPTSNGETYNVTVELKDSGNATLDSNAISFSVAFPCDLFLGDATTNCDTQTAGTDTYTTSIPFTNGGTSTYTINTGGVGVVGGDDPSAVAEGTITITLVDEGTDFTVNILGDTADSGCDLTRFISAPTCVATAACPGEGAIIITEILQNPDGTDTNKEYFEVYNTTATPIDMMGWIISDAGSDSFTVETSVIIAPNSYAVFANEGDAALNGGITNVAYEYDGMALANGDDEIILSCSGTVIDQVFYDGGAEFPDPDGASMELAIDALNSTDNDLGSNWGTATSTYGDGTDMGTPGAPNDFVLATENFNKQTFVLFPNPTANGSVTINTTNSSDATVAIYSILGKKVVSQKLTNNTLNVSALQSGIYLVKVTQDGAVSTQKLIVR
- a CDS encoding LuxE/PaaK family acyltransferase, which codes for MMLREDIFKITSELEFNTLALRVFKFQYEANAVYQKFCKLLDKHPSNVNSLRDIPFIPIEFFKSHDILSSKEPIVKTFTSSGTTGSQTSKHFITDLTIYEDSFNIAFQEFYGNPEDYAILALLPSYLERDGSSLIYMANNLIADSKHPKSGFYLHNLEDLAQTLKALDASGQKTLLIGVSFALLDLVDAYSFQLENTIVMETGGMKGRRKEMIREELHEILSKGFGVNHIHSEYGMTELLSQAYSNGQGVFNCPKHMKILIRDPEDALTYLNKGKTGGINVIDLANLNSCSFIATQDLGKQISETDFEILGRFDHSDVRGCNLMVL